A genomic region of Miscanthus floridulus cultivar M001 chromosome 3, ASM1932011v1, whole genome shotgun sequence contains the following coding sequences:
- the LOC136543398 gene encoding uncharacterized protein, with the protein MEIPNYTYLKLKMPGLNGVIIVGSTFSHAYMFDREHYKLTTAVINSAELPELRNSATLAVPDCNEPTPSSAFHPTEETKAVGIDPTDPTKTVWIGTKLPAK; encoded by the coding sequence ATGGagatccctaactacacctacctcaagctgaagatgccaggactaAACGGTGTCATcattgtgggtagcaccttttcgcatgcctacaTGTTCGACCGCGAGCATTACAAGCTCACCACTGCTGTCATCAACTCCGCCGAGCTTCCGGAGCTCAGGAATTCAGCGACTCTGGCAGTCCCTGACTGCAACGAGCCAACCCCTTCAAGCGCCTTCCATCCAactgaggaaaccaaggcagtgggtaTCGATCCCACCGACCCGACCAAGACGGTGTGGATCGGGACCAAGCTCCCGGCTAAATAG